In the genome of Rhizobium rhizogenes, one region contains:
- the ntrC gene encoding nitrogen regulation protein NR(I): MTATILVADDDAAIRTVLNQALSRAGYDVRITSNAATLWRWVSAGEGDLVVTDVVMPDENAFDLLPRIKKARPDLPVLVMSAQNTFMTAIKASEKGAYDYLPKPFDLTELIAIIGRALSEPKRKPAKLDDDMQDGMPLVGRSAAMQEIYRVLARLMQTDLTLMITGESGTGKELVARALHDYGKRRNGPFVAINMAAIPRDLIESELFGHEKGAFTGAQNRSTGRFEQAEGGTLFLDEIGDMPMDAQTRLLRVLQQGEYTTVGGRTPIRTDVRIVAATNKDLKQSINQGLFREDLYYRLNVVPLRLPPLRDRAEDIPDLVRHFIQQGEKEGLEGKRFESEALEVMKAYAWPGNVRELENLIRRLMALYPQEVITREIIEQELQSDVPDSPLDKMAVRTGSLTISQAVEENMRDYFASFGDGLPPPGLYDRVLRELEYPLILAALTATRGNQIKAADLLGLNRNTLRKKIRELGVSVYRSSRPT, from the coding sequence ATGACAGCTACGATCCTCGTCGCCGATGATGATGCCGCAATCCGCACGGTGCTGAACCAGGCGCTGAGCCGCGCCGGTTACGACGTGCGCATCACCTCCAATGCCGCAACGCTCTGGCGCTGGGTTTCGGCAGGTGAGGGCGATCTTGTCGTGACCGATGTCGTGATGCCCGATGAAAACGCCTTCGATCTGCTGCCGCGCATAAAGAAAGCCCGCCCGGACCTGCCGGTTCTGGTCATGAGTGCGCAGAACACCTTCATGACGGCCATCAAGGCCTCGGAAAAAGGCGCTTACGATTACCTGCCGAAGCCCTTCGATCTGACGGAACTGATCGCCATCATCGGTCGCGCCCTGTCGGAGCCGAAGCGCAAGCCGGCCAAGCTCGATGACGACATGCAGGACGGCATGCCGCTCGTTGGCCGCTCGGCGGCGATGCAGGAAATCTACCGCGTTCTCGCCCGCCTGATGCAGACCGACCTGACGCTGATGATAACGGGCGAATCCGGTACGGGTAAGGAACTGGTGGCCCGCGCGCTGCATGATTACGGCAAACGCCGCAACGGCCCCTTCGTCGCCATCAACATGGCGGCAATTCCGCGTGACCTGATCGAATCCGAACTCTTCGGCCATGAGAAGGGTGCCTTCACCGGCGCGCAGAACCGCTCCACCGGCCGTTTCGAACAGGCCGAGGGCGGCACGCTGTTCCTCGATGAAATTGGCGACATGCCGATGGATGCGCAGACGCGCCTGCTGCGCGTGTTGCAGCAGGGCGAATATACGACGGTGGGCGGTCGCACGCCTATCCGTACCGATGTCCGCATCGTCGCTGCCACCAACAAGGACCTGAAACAGTCGATCAATCAGGGCCTGTTCCGCGAAGACCTTTATTATCGCCTGAACGTCGTGCCGCTGCGCCTGCCGCCGCTGCGTGATCGCGCCGAGGATATTCCCGATCTGGTGCGCCATTTCATCCAGCAGGGTGAAAAAGAAGGTCTTGAGGGCAAGCGTTTCGAGAGCGAAGCTCTTGAGGTCATGAAGGCCTATGCCTGGCCGGGCAACGTGCGCGAGCTGGAAAACCTGATCCGCCGCCTGATGGCGCTTTATCCGCAGGAAGTCATCACCCGCGAGATCATCGAGCAGGAACTGCAGTCGGATGTTCCCGACAGCCCGCTCGACAAGATGGCGGTTCGCACCGGTTCGCTCACCATTTCGCAGGCGGTCGAGGAAAACATGCGGGATTATTTCGCCAGCTTCGGCGATGGCCTGCCGCCGCCCGGCCTTTACGACCGTGTGCTGCGTGAACTCGAATACCCGCTGATTCTCGCCGCCCTGACGGCGACGCGCGGCAACCAGATCAAGGCTGCCGATCTTCTTGGCCTGAACCGCAATACGCTGCGCAAGAAAATCCGCGAGCTTGGCGTTTCCGTCTATCGCAGCTCCCGCCCCACGTGA
- a CDS encoding AAA family ATPase, whose product MPNYLETVEDAATIVAGAQRIMVVGCSGGGKSTLSQKLASKFGLRYISMDREIFWLPGWQARPREEQRQRIAAIITEERWLMDGSNPSSFDMRLPRSHIVLWVRMPRWLCLWGAVSRAIRGYGKARPEMAEGCPERIDVDFLRYIWNFERRHAPLFEQNFALYGGDVPVFQLKSRKQFRHLLDLLVAGD is encoded by the coding sequence ATGCCGAACTATCTTGAGACAGTGGAAGATGCCGCGACGATCGTCGCCGGGGCGCAACGCATCATGGTCGTCGGCTGTTCCGGCGGCGGCAAGTCGACGCTCTCGCAAAAGCTCGCAAGCAAATTTGGGCTTCGTTATATCTCCATGGACCGTGAAATTTTCTGGCTGCCCGGCTGGCAGGCGCGCCCGCGCGAGGAGCAGCGGCAGAGGATAGCCGCCATCATCACCGAAGAGCGCTGGCTGATGGACGGCAGCAATCCATCCTCGTTCGACATGCGACTGCCGCGGTCCCACATCGTTCTCTGGGTGCGCATGCCGCGCTGGCTCTGCCTGTGGGGTGCCGTCAGCCGGGCGATCAGGGGGTATGGCAAGGCGAGGCCGGAAATGGCGGAGGGATGCCCCGAACGGATAGACGTCGATTTCCTGCGCTATATCTGGAACTTCGAACGGCGTCATGCTCCGCTTTTCGAGCAGAATTTTGCGCTTTATGGCGGCGATGTGCCTGTATTCCAGCTGAAAAGCCGAAAACAGTTTCGCCACCTTCTTGATCTTCTTGTTGCCGGGGATTAA
- a CDS encoding CinA family protein, which yields MSLFPADIEELARRIISDFTARGVMVSTAESCTGGLIAGALTEIAGSSAVVDRGFVTYTNEAKMDMLGVGTGTLATFGAVSRQTALQMAHGALFRSRADFAVAVTGIAGPGGGSADKPVGLVHLAAKARGGKILHHEMRYGEIGRTEIRLATVRTALEMLITLNQAGSA from the coding sequence ATGAGCCTCTTTCCCGCAGACATAGAAGAACTGGCGCGGCGGATCATCTCTGATTTCACCGCCCGTGGCGTCATGGTCTCGACCGCCGAAAGCTGCACGGGCGGCCTGATCGCCGGTGCCCTGACGGAGATTGCCGGCTCCTCCGCCGTCGTCGACCGTGGTTTCGTCACCTATACGAACGAAGCCAAGATGGACATGCTGGGGGTTGGCACTGGCACGCTTGCCACATTCGGCGCGGTATCCCGGCAGACGGCGCTGCAGATGGCGCATGGCGCGCTGTTCCGCTCACGCGCGGATTTTGCCGTGGCCGTGACCGGCATTGCCGGTCCGGGCGGCGGTTCCGCCGACAAACCCGTTGGCCTGGTGCATCTGGCCGCCAAGGCGCGCGGCGGTAAAATCCTGCATCATGAAATGCGTTACGGCGAGATCGGCCGCACGGAAATCCGGCTTGCGACCGTCAGAACCGCACTTGAGATGCTGATTACCCTCAATCAGGCCGGGTCGGCGTAA
- the dusB gene encoding tRNA dihydrouridine synthase DusB: MKDHQLPLPQLSEPFSIGSVTIRNRAVLAPMSGVTDLPFRQLAWRYGAGLVVTEMVASRELVANRGESWARLKNAGMVPHMVQLAGREAHFMAEAAKIAADNGAGIIDINMGCPAKKVTGGYSGSALMRDPDHALSLIEATVKAVDVPVTLKMRLGWDENTINAPEIARRAEAAGVQLITIHGRTRMQFYEGRADWNAIRAVREVISVPLIANGDIETAEDAREILRRSDADAVMVGRGAQGQPWLPAVLAGHAAPQHAEIAGIAVEHYEMMLEFYGREAGLRHARKHLGWYLDRFAIESVTPDKAKIMTSRDTGEVADLLRSALSENAGEDAARKAA, translated from the coding sequence ATGAAAGATCATCAGTTGCCCCTTCCGCAGTTGTCAGAACCGTTTAGCATCGGCTCAGTCACGATCCGTAATCGTGCCGTGCTGGCGCCCATGTCGGGCGTGACGGATCTGCCGTTCCGACAGCTCGCCTGGCGTTATGGCGCTGGCCTTGTTGTCACGGAAATGGTGGCAAGCCGTGAACTCGTCGCCAACCGCGGGGAATCCTGGGCGCGGCTGAAAAATGCCGGCATGGTTCCGCATATGGTGCAGCTTGCCGGGCGCGAGGCGCATTTCATGGCCGAGGCAGCGAAGATCGCGGCCGATAACGGCGCGGGAATCATCGATATCAACATGGGTTGTCCGGCCAAGAAGGTGACGGGGGGCTACTCCGGTTCGGCGTTGATGCGCGATCCCGATCATGCGCTCTCTCTGATCGAGGCGACCGTCAAAGCGGTTGATGTGCCCGTGACGCTGAAGATGCGGCTCGGCTGGGACGAAAACACCATCAACGCGCCCGAAATTGCCCGCCGCGCCGAAGCGGCAGGGGTTCAGCTCATCACCATTCACGGCCGCACCCGTATGCAGTTTTACGAGGGACGGGCGGACTGGAACGCCATCCGCGCCGTTCGCGAGGTAATTTCCGTGCCGCTGATCGCCAATGGCGATATCGAGACCGCAGAAGATGCACGGGAAATTCTCCGCCGTTCAGATGCGGATGCCGTCATGGTCGGGCGTGGCGCGCAGGGGCAACCCTGGCTGCCGGCTGTGCTGGCCGGGCACGCCGCCCCGCAACACGCCGAGATCGCTGGTATTGCCGTCGAGCATTACGAGATGATGCTGGAATTTTACGGAAGGGAAGCCGGTCTCCGGCATGCCCGCAAACATCTGGGCTGGTATCTCGACCGTTTCGCGATTGAGAGCGTCACGCCTGACAAGGCTAAAATCATGACATCGCGTGACACGGGGGAGGTGGCTGATCTGCTGCGCTCCGCCCTTAGCGAAAATGCGGGCGAAGACGCCGCAAGGAAGGCCGCATGA
- a CDS encoding bifunctional 2-C-methyl-D-erythritol 4-phosphate cytidylyltransferase/2-C-methyl-D-erythritol 2,4-cyclodiphosphate synthase, with product MKLGIVIVAAGRGERAGSPEEGPKQYRPIGGRAVIEHTVSTFLGWVSACPIVIVSHADDAALLSPILERLDAGERIVTVTGGATRQQSVLAGLEALSSRDLTHVMIHDAVRPFVATDMLERIVALHAEGARGVLPALPVTDTLKRGSDDRVVETVSRQGLYAAQTPQSFAYDDILAAHRAAAASGKSDFTDDASIAEWAGLPVTLTEGSVDNVKLTLKRDIAMADEKLSHALPDVRTGNGYDVHQLEAGDGVTLCGVFIEHDQKLKGHSDADVALHALTDALLATCGAGDIGDHFPPSDPQWKGAASRIFLEHAAKVVRDNGGTIMNADVSLIAEAPRIGPHRQAMREALSDMLGIALERCSVKATTNETIGFVGRREGIAAIATATVVYRGRPL from the coding sequence ATGAAACTCGGCATCGTCATCGTCGCCGCCGGGCGCGGCGAAAGGGCAGGCTCCCCCGAGGAAGGGCCGAAACAATATCGCCCGATCGGCGGCAGAGCCGTCATCGAGCACACGGTATCGACCTTTCTGGGCTGGGTCAGCGCCTGCCCCATCGTGATCGTCAGCCATGCCGACGATGCAGCACTGCTGTCGCCGATCCTTGAGCGGCTTGATGCCGGTGAGCGGATCGTCACGGTGACGGGCGGCGCGACACGCCAGCAATCGGTGCTGGCGGGGCTTGAGGCGCTCTCCTCCCGCGATCTCACCCATGTGATGATCCATGACGCCGTGCGGCCTTTCGTCGCCACGGACATGCTGGAGCGTATCGTGGCGCTGCACGCGGAGGGCGCTCGGGGCGTTCTGCCTGCCCTGCCCGTTACCGACACGTTGAAACGCGGTTCGGATGACCGCGTCGTGGAGACAGTTTCCCGTCAGGGACTTTATGCCGCGCAGACCCCGCAGAGCTTCGCTTATGATGACATTCTCGCAGCGCATCGCGCCGCTGCCGCCTCGGGAAAGTCCGATTTTACCGATGATGCGTCGATTGCCGAATGGGCGGGACTGCCGGTGACACTGACCGAAGGTTCGGTCGACAACGTGAAACTCACTCTCAAGCGGGATATCGCCATGGCCGATGAAAAGCTCTCTCACGCATTGCCCGACGTGCGTACCGGCAATGGCTACGACGTGCACCAGCTGGAGGCCGGAGACGGTGTGACACTCTGCGGCGTCTTCATCGAACACGACCAGAAACTCAAAGGTCATTCGGATGCGGATGTGGCTTTGCATGCGCTGACGGATGCGCTGCTCGCCACCTGTGGCGCCGGCGATATCGGCGATCACTTCCCGCCTTCCGATCCGCAATGGAAGGGGGCGGCCTCGCGCATCTTCCTCGAACATGCGGCCAAGGTGGTGCGTGACAATGGCGGCACGATCATGAATGCCGATGTCTCACTGATCGCCGAGGCGCCACGCATCGGTCCGCACCGGCAGGCCATGCGCGAAGCGCTCTCCGACATGCTCGGGATTGCGCTGGAGCGCTGCTCGGTGAAGGCGACGACCAATGAGACGATCGGCTTCGTCGGCCGCCGTGAGGGTATCGCGGCAATCGCCACCGCTACCGTCGTTTACAGGGGCAGACCGTTATGA
- a CDS encoding type II toxin-antitoxin system RatA family toxin — protein sequence MPQFETHRLVKHSPDRMYDLVADVEKYPQFLPLCEALIVRSRKERDGKVLLVADMTVGYKAIRETFTTQVLLNPAERAIDVKYIDGPFKYLDNRWRFEESEDGGSAIHFFIDYEFKSRLLGAVMGSMFDRAFRMFAEAFETRADKIYADPA from the coding sequence ATGCCACAGTTCGAAACGCATCGCCTCGTTAAACACTCGCCAGACCGCATGTACGACCTCGTCGCCGATGTGGAAAAATATCCGCAGTTTTTGCCGCTTTGCGAGGCGCTCATTGTCCGCTCGCGCAAGGAACGCGATGGCAAGGTGCTGCTGGTGGCGGATATGACGGTGGGCTACAAGGCCATTCGCGAGACCTTCACCACGCAGGTGCTGCTGAACCCGGCCGAGCGCGCCATCGATGTGAAATATATCGATGGGCCGTTCAAATATCTCGACAATCGCTGGCGTTTCGAAGAATCGGAAGATGGCGGTTCGGCCATTCATTTCTTCATCGATTATGAATTTAAAAGCCGCCTGCTCGGCGCCGTCATGGGGTCGATGTTCGACCGGGCTTTCCGCATGTTTGCGGAAGCCTTCGAGACCCGCGCCGATAAAATTTACGCCGACCCGGCCTGA
- a CDS encoding sigma-54 dependent transcriptional regulator yields MASDILVVDDEADIREIVAGILSDEGHETRMAFDSDSALAAISERVPRLIFLDIWMQGSKLDGLALLDEIKSRHPEIPVVMISGHGNIETAVNAIKRGAFDFIEKPFKADRLILIAERALENSKLKREVQELKKRTGDAVELVGASLAVSQLRQTIDRVAPTNSRIMILGPSGSGKELVARMVHKKSSRASGPFVALNAATITPDRMEIALFGTEGLPGQPRKVGALEEAHRGVLYLDEVGEMPRETQNKILRVLVDQQFERVGGGKRVKVDVRIISSTAHHLESLIAEGQFREDLYHRLAVVPVKVPALSERREDIPFLVDMFMRQISEQAGIRPRKIGDDAMAVLQTHDWPGNIRQLRNNIERLMILARPEGGEAPISADMLPSDIGDMLPKISAQGDQHIMTLPLREAREMFERDYLVAQINRFGGNISRTAEFVGMERSALHRKLKSLGV; encoded by the coding sequence ATGGCGTCTGATATTCTGGTCGTGGATGACGAGGCGGACATTCGCGAAATCGTAGCGGGCATCTTGTCCGATGAAGGCCATGAGACGCGCATGGCGTTCGACAGTGACAGCGCGCTGGCCGCCATCTCGGAGCGTGTGCCGCGCCTGATCTTTCTCGACATCTGGATGCAGGGCTCGAAGCTCGACGGTCTGGCGCTGCTTGACGAGATCAAGAGCCGCCATCCCGAAATCCCTGTCGTCATGATTTCCGGTCACGGCAATATCGAAACCGCCGTCAACGCCATCAAGCGCGGCGCCTTCGATTTCATCGAAAAGCCGTTCAAGGCCGACCGCCTGATCCTGATAGCCGAGCGGGCGCTGGAAAACTCCAAGCTGAAGCGCGAGGTTCAGGAGCTCAAGAAACGCACCGGTGACGCGGTTGAACTCGTCGGCGCCTCGCTTGCGGTGTCGCAGCTTCGCCAGACCATCGACAGGGTTGCGCCTACCAACAGCCGCATCATGATCCTCGGCCCCTCCGGTTCCGGCAAGGAACTCGTGGCCCGCATGGTGCACAAGAAGTCCTCGCGTGCGAGCGGCCCCTTCGTGGCGCTCAATGCCGCGACGATCACGCCGGACCGCATGGAAATCGCGCTCTTTGGAACGGAAGGCTTGCCGGGGCAGCCACGCAAGGTGGGCGCGCTGGAAGAAGCTCATCGCGGCGTTCTCTACCTCGATGAAGTCGGCGAAATGCCGCGCGAGACGCAGAACAAGATCCTGCGCGTGCTGGTCGACCAGCAGTTCGAGCGCGTCGGTGGCGGCAAGCGGGTGAAGGTGGATGTGCGCATCATTTCCTCGACCGCCCATCACCTCGAAAGCCTGATCGCCGAAGGCCAGTTCCGCGAGGACCTCTACCACCGTCTGGCCGTCGTGCCGGTGAAGGTGCCGGCGCTCTCCGAACGGCGCGAGGATATTCCCTTCCTCGTCGACATGTTCATGCGCCAGATTTCCGAGCAGGCCGGCATTCGCCCGCGCAAGATCGGTGACGACGCTATGGCCGTTCTCCAGACGCATGACTGGCCGGGCAATATCCGCCAGTTGCGCAACAATATCGAGCGGCTGATGATCCTTGCCCGTCCCGAAGGCGGCGAGGCGCCGATCTCGGCCGACATGCTGCCATCGGATATTGGCGACATGCTGCCGAAGATTTCGGCGCAGGGCGACCAGCACATCATGACCCTGCCGCTGCGCGAAGCCCGTGAAATGTTCGAGCGGGATTATCTGGTGGCCCAGATCAACCGTTTCGGCGGCAATATTTCACGGACGGCGGAATTTGTTGGCATGGAAAGATCGGCGCTGCATCGCAAACTGAAATCTCTCGGCGTATAA
- a CDS encoding nitrogen regulation protein NR(II), which produces MSADKHSPADGNPLAMAVLNAVQNPVILVDAEGFIAFANWEAEAFFGASASHLARYRVSTFIPFGSPLLALIDQVRERRAPVNEYRVDLSSPRLGQDKLVDLYVAPVVSEPGSVVVVFQERSMADKIDRQLTHRAAARSVTGLASMLAHEIKNPLSGIRGAAQLLETSVADEDRALTRLICDETDRIVSLVDRMEVFSDERPVDRMPVNIHSVLDHVKAIAKAGFARNIKISENYDPSLPPVYANRDQLVQVFLNLVKNAAEAVGNQPDGEIILTTAYRPGMRLSVAGSRERISLPLEFCVHDNGPGVPADLLPHLFDPFITTKTNGSGLGLALVAKLIGAHGGIVECDSQNHRTTFRVLMPVSPEVALDDSTLPNTTGNDL; this is translated from the coding sequence ATGAGCGCTGACAAACACAGCCCGGCAGATGGAAACCCGCTTGCCATGGCGGTTCTGAACGCGGTGCAGAACCCCGTTATTCTGGTGGACGCCGAAGGTTTCATCGCCTTCGCCAATTGGGAAGCTGAAGCCTTTTTCGGAGCGAGCGCCTCCCATCTCGCGCGCTACCGCGTTTCCACCTTCATTCCCTTCGGCAGCCCGTTGCTCGCACTGATCGATCAGGTGCGGGAGCGCCGCGCGCCGGTCAACGAATACCGCGTCGATCTGAGTTCGCCGCGTCTTGGCCAGGACAAGCTGGTCGATCTTTATGTCGCGCCCGTTGTCAGTGAACCGGGATCGGTGGTCGTCGTCTTCCAGGAAAGGTCGATGGCCGACAAGATCGACCGGCAACTGACCCATCGCGCCGCCGCCCGTTCCGTCACGGGCCTTGCCTCGATGCTCGCGCACGAGATCAAGAACCCGCTGTCCGGCATTCGTGGCGCCGCCCAGCTGCTGGAGACTTCGGTTGCCGATGAAGACCGGGCGCTGACGCGGCTGATCTGCGACGAGACCGACCGCATCGTTTCGCTGGTCGACCGCATGGAGGTGTTTTCCGACGAGCGGCCGGTGGACCGCATGCCGGTCAATATCCACTCCGTGCTCGATCATGTGAAGGCCATCGCCAAGGCCGGCTTTGCCCGCAATATCAAGATTTCGGAAAATTACGACCCGTCGCTGCCGCCGGTTTATGCCAATCGCGACCAGCTGGTGCAGGTCTTCCTCAATCTGGTGAAGAATGCGGCGGAAGCCGTGGGCAACCAGCCGGATGGCGAGATCATCCTCACCACCGCCTATCGTCCCGGCATGCGGCTTTCGGTTGCCGGCAGCCGCGAGCGTATCTCGCTGCCGCTCGAATTCTGCGTGCATGACAACGGTCCGGGCGTTCCGGCCGATCTCCTGCCGCATCTTTTCGATCCCTTCATTACCACCAAGACGAATGGTTCGGGCCTCGGGCTGGCGCTTGTCGCCAAGCTGATCGGCGCCCATGGCGGCATTGTCGAATGCGACAGCCAGAACCACCGCACGACTTTCCGCGTATTGATGCCCGTCTCGCCGGAAGTGGCGCTCGACGACAGCACTTTGCCGAACACGACAGGAAATGACCTATGA
- a CDS encoding PAS domain-containing sensor histidine kinase, with protein MRKPAAENAVADEAAGMVVADRRMSFALPGLVLAGVALVCAIITLFVLLGVTPIAPTSNVVIASVVINSIFVIGLIFLIGREINRLLKARKKGRAAARLHVRIVVLFSIVAITPAVLVAIFASLTLNVGLDRWFSIRTQSIVDSSSNIAQAYMMENAGYLQGQTLSMATDLDRNRALFYLDRTGFVDLMTRQAKGRGLLGAFLVQEDGDAVAQADIKTEKPLPAIPHDALEKAAAGQPTLIPPGITNLVGAIIKLEGISGTFLYTVRAVDPKVMGAMRLMEENRAEYKAMEAGRAPLQIAFAILYLGFALIVLLAAIWTAIAVADRIVRPIRLLISAADSVATGNMHVLVPVRAVDGDVGRLSRTFNKMVSELRSQQEQIIEAKDDIDDRRRFIEAVLSGVTAAVIGVDENRRITIVNPSGEEFLALNSEQLIGAQLSEIAPEIEQVVTEANTWARGNFRKQINIMRRGKERTLNVQVTREDARDSRDSYVITLDDITDLVIAQRSTAWSDVARRIAHEIKNPLTPIQLSAERIKRRFGKQIDESDRAVFDQCTDTIVRQVGDIGRMVDEFSAFARMPKPTKEKSDLRAILKDAAFLREISAADTRFTTELGDIPLEGMFDARMLGQAFGNLIKNATEAIEAVEGEKRPGMILVRASFDEANSRFVADIIDNGRGLPVENRHRILEPYMTMRDKGTGLGLAIVKKIIEEHGGYLELHDAPPEFDHGHGAMIRVLLPYIEAVGGENNKEAAYGV; from the coding sequence ATGCGGAAACCCGCCGCCGAAAACGCCGTTGCCGACGAAGCAGCGGGAATGGTGGTTGCCGATCGCAGGATGTCTTTCGCTTTGCCGGGGCTTGTGCTCGCTGGCGTCGCGCTTGTCTGTGCCATCATTACCCTCTTCGTGCTGCTGGGCGTGACGCCGATCGCACCGACATCGAATGTCGTCATCGCTTCGGTGGTCATCAATTCGATCTTCGTGATCGGCCTGATCTTTCTCATTGGCCGGGAAATCAACCGCCTGCTGAAAGCGCGCAAAAAGGGCAGGGCGGCCGCACGCCTGCACGTGCGCATTGTCGTGCTTTTCTCCATCGTGGCTATCACGCCCGCCGTGCTTGTCGCCATCTTCGCCAGCCTGACGCTGAATGTCGGCCTCGACCGCTGGTTCTCGATCCGAACCCAGTCGATCGTCGATTCCTCCAGCAATATCGCCCAGGCCTATATGATGGAGAATGCCGGTTATCTTCAGGGCCAGACCCTGTCTATGGCCACCGACCTCGACCGTAATCGCGCGCTTTTTTATCTCGACCGTACCGGCTTCGTCGATCTGATGACCCGTCAGGCCAAGGGGCGCGGCCTGCTTGGCGCGTTTCTGGTGCAGGAGGATGGCGACGCCGTCGCGCAGGCCGATATCAAGACGGAAAAACCGCTTCCCGCCATTCCGCATGACGCGCTGGAAAAGGCCGCCGCCGGCCAGCCGACGCTGATCCCGCCGGGGATCACCAACCTCGTTGGCGCCATCATCAAGCTCGAAGGCATCAGCGGTACCTTCCTTTACACCGTGCGCGCCGTTGATCCCAAGGTGATGGGCGCGATGCGGCTGATGGAGGAGAACCGCGCCGAATACAAGGCGATGGAGGCGGGCCGTGCGCCGCTGCAGATCGCCTTTGCCATCCTCTATCTCGGCTTTGCGCTGATCGTGCTTCTCGCCGCCATCTGGACGGCAATCGCGGTGGCCGACCGTATCGTGCGGCCGATCCGCCTGCTCATCAGTGCCGCAGACAGTGTCGCCACCGGCAACATGCATGTGCTGGTTCCCGTCCGCGCCGTCGATGGCGATGTCGGGCGCCTGTCGCGTACCTTCAACAAGATGGTCTCGGAACTGCGCAGCCAGCAGGAGCAGATCATCGAGGCCAAGGATGATATCGACGATCGCCGCCGCTTCATCGAAGCCGTGCTGTCAGGTGTCACCGCCGCCGTCATCGGCGTCGACGAGAACCGCAGGATCACCATCGTCAACCCATCCGGCGAAGAGTTCCTGGCGCTGAATTCCGAGCAGCTCATCGGCGCGCAGCTGTCGGAGATCGCGCCGGAAATCGAACAGGTCGTGACCGAGGCCAACACCTGGGCGCGTGGCAACTTCCGCAAGCAGATCAACATCATGCGACGCGGCAAGGAACGGACGCTGAATGTGCAGGTGACCCGTGAGGATGCCCGCGACAGCCGCGACAGCTACGTCATCACCCTCGATGACATCACCGACCTCGTCATTGCCCAGCGCTCGACGGCATGGTCGGATGTGGCGCGCCGCATCGCGCATGAAATCAAGAACCCGTTGACACCGATCCAGCTTTCCGCCGAGCGCATCAAGCGCCGTTTCGGCAAGCAGATCGACGAGAGCGACCGCGCCGTTTTCGATCAGTGTACGGACACCATCGTCCGGCAGGTCGGTGATATCGGCCGGATGGTGGATGAATTCTCGGCCTTTGCGCGTATGCCCAAGCCGACGAAGGAAAAGTCGGATCTGCGCGCGATCCTGAAGGATGCGGCGTTCCTGCGCGAAATCAGCGCCGCCGACACCAGGTTCACGACGGAGCTGGGCGATATCCCGCTGGAGGGCATGTTCGATGCCCGCATGCTGGGGCAGGCCTTCGGCAATCTCATCAAGAATGCGACCGAAGCGATCGAGGCGGTGGAAGGCGAAAAGCGGCCGGGCATGATCCTGGTACGCGCCTCCTTCGACGAGGCCAACTCCCGTTTTGTCGCTGATATCATCGACAATGGCCGCGGCCTTCCCGTCGAGAACCGTCACCGCATTCTCGAACCATACATGACGATGCGGGACAAGGGCACGGGCCTTGGTCTGGCCATCGTCAAGAAGATCATCGAAGAGCATGGCGGGTATCTGGAACTCCACGATGCCCCGCCTGAGTTCGATCACGGCCACGGCGCCATGATCAGAGTGCTGCTGCCCTATATCGAGGCGGTCGGCGGCGAAAATAACAAGGAAGCAGCATATGGCGTCTGA